From the genome of Zerene cesonia ecotype Mississippi chromosome 24, Zerene_cesonia_1.1, whole genome shotgun sequence:
NNNNNNNNNNNNNNNNNNNNNNNNNNNNNNNNNNNNNNNNNNNNNNNNNNNNNNNNNNNNNNNNNNNNNNNNNNNNNNNNNNNNNNNNNNNNNNNNNNNNNNNNNNNNNNNNNNNNNNNNNNNNNNNNNNNNNNNNNNNNNNNNNNNNNNNNNNNNNNNNNNNNNNNNNNNNNNNNNNNNNNNNNNNNNNNNNNNNNNNNNNNNNNNNNNNNNNNNNNNNNNNNNNNNNNNNNNNNNNNNNNNNNNNNNNNNNNNNNNNNNNNNNNNNNNNNNNNNNNNNNNNNNNNNNNNNNNNNNNNNNNNNNNNNNNNNNNNNNNNNNNNNNNNNNNNNNNNNNNNNNNNNNNNNNNNNNNNNNNNNNNNNNNNNNNNNNNNNNNNNNNNNNNNNNNNNNNNNNNNNNNNNNNNNNNNNNNNNNNNNNNNNNNNNNNNNNNNNNNNNNNNNNNNNNNNNNNNCCCCCCCCCCTCCCCAAATTTAACACTCCACAGAATATTACGTAATCATAACTTACCTCACCAGGAACACCCCCATGAGATCCATTCCTAATGAAATTTCTCATAACATTCCTTCCAAGAAGAGTTGTTCTTGCCACGGTACCCAACATTTtagaattgaaaatttattaaaaatgagtcCTTTACCAGGTAGATTAGATAAGGATATTGACTATCGACGTATGTCGATCCGACCGGTCTGAGGTGTGGTTACTGATAAAGTAAGCATAATCCGTTTGAATTCAATGGGTGATTTCGTACTGAAATATGAAGTCTGCTTATAATTGTTCCTTTGTTGCCTTACCATTTAGTTGgattatatttcgttttatttttcctgTCCACTTTCGCGTCGGAGGAAAACATACTcagttcattatttattagccATTGTTAAatcagttataatatatttttatcttgtaTACAATCATTATTGTTGTGTCTCAATATGAATATgattttttcattgatttgaTCATTTTAAGTTCAATAcctatttatcaatatttcttacactattttgtatgtaataagcacatgttaaaattaaaaatatcttacaaatatatattttcccatctagtttaaattaaagattttttatagtggagtttacgaaataaaacggatttaaaacaagtttttttttatctgtatttcaCAGTATAGGGAGGTTAGtacatattaacaaaaatgaccgacaaaatgttgaaatttataaattacagtaAGAAGTGAAGAAGAGAACATATAATGGAatactgattttattttaatttagaaaatcactatataaaatattgtgcaAATAGTAGAATGTGGTAGAAAAgtcgtttattataattgtctaTGAAATTAAAGATGGCAACATATCATCCtgccatttaattaaaaaaaaagaaacagtcGGCCACGCTTGCCACAAAAATCATTCCGGGGGATTAATCACATATTTCccccatttattttattcaaatattgctGTTTTTTACGTTATACATAATCATTCACGTtgcaattcaaaattaaacatgGCTGATTTGGACGACTTCTTCGCGAAAAAAGATCGCAAAAAGTCAAAGTCGGTCAAAAAGTTTGCGACGGCTGATGAACTTGCGAAAAAATTGGATGACACCAAACAGAAAACGGATGTGAGACCTAAGAAGGAACGACCGGCACAAGAAGGCGAAGAGACTGGACGAGGACCGGTTAGTAAACGTAAAAATCAAGTCGGAAGTGTAGATTATTATACGTCAAATGCAGGTGCTTAAATAGTAACTTATCATCAGATTGACTATAAAAGCTCGTTTAGTTTTCATGCAAAGTTCGGCATTCAGCACGTCGACATTGACTAAACACTTCGACCAGATTCCCACATTGACACGACACTGACACTCCTTTGGCCTAAATTAAAGGTTAACAAGTGATCACGAAAATTGCTTTtgtttccttttaaataatatattatggcTACTATCAAGTACACTCACTTTCTCCTTATAATTAACGAGCAGCCAAAACAtgctagtataaaaataaatcaccttACAATAgaatatagtaaaattatttttttttaaagataatattgaCCTACATACGCTTTCATTGTACACTCGTAATTGCAATTTCAAAGTCACGAAGTAGCTGATACTATCAGTAATGTATTCAATAGAAATCCTTGTTCTTCTCTCAGCAGCAGATAGTATTCTTTGATATTATAGCAGCTATGTAAAGTACATACTtagtttatgtttatatataacagaatACCTATTGTACAAATGATAAGTGTAcatgtgtaataataaataaagaatgagTCATGTGTTATCCCACTTGAAATGTAATAACTAGGACAgtcaatttatatacaatttaataattgtaatcgtctgtattcttataaatatttttcaatttactatcatacaataaatcataatttttacaatttaccaTAGCCAATTAGTATACTTGATATGCCCagcatttttaaatcagttatatataaagacgTTGAATGtagtatgtataattaattttgatttggtGTCTGCATCCAACTTATATATTGATAAGTAATAAGTTTTGTAGTGATATTGCAAAATACAATAGTAACAGTTTAATGGTATAACATTATAGTAAactacctgcgccccgcggtttcacccgcataagtaggaaatcctgtaggaatatcgggataaaaagttgcctgtatgttattccagttgtccagctgtctacgtaccacatattattgcaataggttcagtagtttttttgcgtgaaagagcaacaaatacacacacatccttacaaactttcgcatttataatataagtagatagGATATTCACATTATTAGCAGAAAAGTTGTACATGTTTTTTGATCGGACTCTCGGAAAATGGCTCTCCCATTTTTtcatgaaagtttgtatgcaGAAGACTTCAGGGGCTTGATCtagatagtatttattttaagaaaatgctCCTTATTTGCTTGTtttctatgtaaaattatagaCATATAGAAGACTAGCTGTTTGCCTTGGCTTTGCCCATGTTATATACAcatatgtcactcagtgaagtggcagctttttaatggtgaaggaattttttttaaatcggtccagtggtttatGCCTGAAAgggttacaaacatacaaaaatatgaaggTTGCATTGCCAGTATAGATggataaatgtatgaaaaaaaaaatttgattcttCTTCTCAACCAaccttgtaattttttaattaaagtatcaaATATTACATAAGCTATTTCACTGGCAATCATACAAAtccaaaatacatatattgtatcCATCATTAAGATATGTTAGGTGTTAATtacatcaattatatttaaataaaaattaatcaccaaatgtgttgctaagcagACTAactgttaattattaacaattttttttattataaatgttatggtACAAAGAATGTGCTTATGGAGAAATACatcactaataaataatttattacgtaaaGAAACTGCTACCTTGTGATAAGATCACTCTTTGTACACACTTTTTCCTTTTAACtgcatttttgtaaattttgtatgcaattAGTATATCCAACTATAtgccttattattattattaaacacagGAAGAGGAAGAATGGAAGGAGTACGAGGAGCCAGTGAAGGATTACACAGGTCTCAAGATCCAGGTGCTGCAGGGCAGCGCAGGAGTGCAAGAGTCGGGACGGGATTCCTCCACGGAAGACTCCATGCCTGACAATCCTAAGAACAAGGGACCGTGGAACAAACCTGTGAGTTTTACTCATACCTATCAAAACCGTCCTAGattagtccaagaaaatgggtagggtaaatgcgaatttgagattaaaacttgaatttttgatataatttactttgagNNNNNNNNNNNNNNNNNNNNNNNNNNNNNNNNNNNNNNNNNNNNNNNNNNNNNNNNNNNNNNNNNNNNNNNNNNNNNNNNNNNNNNNNNNNNNNNNNNNNNNNNNNNNNNNNNNNNNNNNNNNNNNNNNNNNNNNNNNNNNNNNNNNNNNNNNNNNNNNNNNNNNNNNNNNNNNNNNNNNNNNNNNNNNNNNNNNNNNNNNNNNNNNNNNNNNNNNNNNNNNNNNNNNNNNNNNNNNNNNNNNNNNNNNNNNNNNNNNNNNNNNNNNNNNNNNNNNNNNNNNNNNNNNNNNNNNNNNNNNNNNNNNNNNNNNNNNNNNNNNNNNNNNNNNNNNNNNNNNNNNNNNNNNNNNNNNNNNNNNNNNNNNNNNNNNNNNNNNNNNNNNNNNNNNNNNNNNNNNNNNNNNNNNNNNNNNNNNNNNNNNNNNNNNNNNNNNNNNNNNNNNN
Proteins encoded in this window:
- the LOC119836508 gene encoding protein CDV3 homolog, translated to MADLDDFFAKKDRKKSKSVKKFATADELAKKLDDTKQKTDVRPKKERPAQEGEETGRGPEEEEWKEYEEPVKDYTGLKIQVLQGSAGVQESGRDSSTEDSMPDNPKNKGPWNKPVEAEQAPAAGPPPPPEEEKPRAPAAYVPPVARNRPCDGPVRRTQNKNPLDIHNEDYFPVLGAGGKRGGGWSTAGAAGGAAQRPPAHAQPLALGNRFTSLQDDS